Within the Chiloscyllium punctatum isolate Juve2018m chromosome 9, sChiPun1.3, whole genome shotgun sequence genome, the region tggcattgtggaggaacagagggatctgggtgtgcaagtacatagatctctcaaagttgccacccaagtggatagtgttattaagaaagcgtatggtgttttagctttcattaacagggtgatcgagtttaagagccgcaaggttttgctgcagctctagaagtccctggtgagaccacacttggaatattgtgtccagttctagtcgccctgctataggaaagatacagaggctttggaaagaaagtttaccaggatgctgcctggactggagggcttgccttatgaaaaaaggttgaataatctcagacttttctctctggagagaaggaggaagagaggagatctgatcgaggtgtacaaaataatgagaggaatagatagattcaatagccagagacttttccccagggcaggattgactggtacgagaagtcacagtttgaagatattaggaggaaggtataaaggagacgtcagaggtaggttctttacgcaaagagttgtgaatgcatggaatgtgttgccagctgtggtggtggaagtcattggggacatttaagaactgctggacatgcatatggatagcaatgagttgaggggtgcgtaggttgttactatattttacattaggattaaatctcagcacaacaacgtaggccaaagggcctattctgtgctgtacttttctatgttctataggtgAGAAACTAATTGAGATTTCATGTCAGTATTTACTGAGAAGGAGGatttggaagctagagaacttggagaaataaatagtgataccTTGAAAAATGCCTTTATTACAAAGAAGGAGGTGCTGAATGTCTTAAATCCTCAGGCTCTGAGCAGTTGCATCCTAGAACTTTATGGGAAGGTGGGGAAGAGATGGTTGGGTCCCTTGCTGAAATAGTTGTATCATTAATAGCCACAGATAAGGTGCCACATGATTTGAGAGTGGCAAATGTGgtgctattatttaagaaaggtggagcCAGGGAACTTtggaccagtgaacctgacgtcagtggtggataAGTTGGTGGAAGGGAATCTTAGGGaaagaatttacatgtatttggaatggcaaggactcattagggatagtcaacaaggctttgtgcCAGGAAATcgattgattgagttttttaaagtagtgacaaagaagattgttgAAGGTAGAATGGtgaacattgtctatatggacttcagcaaggtgttcgctAAGGTACACTGATTAGATCACATGTAATCTATGGGGAGCTAACCATTTGGACACGAAATTGGcttgaaggcaggagacagagggtaatggtagagggttgcttttcggactggagacctgtgaccagtagtgtgctgcgaggatcggtgctgggtccactgctttttgtcatttatataaatggtttggatgtgaatataggagaaaTGGATAGTATGTTTGCACatggcaccaaaattgatggtgtagtggatagtgaaggaggttatctcagaACATTATGAgaccttgattagatgggccagtgagctgaggaatggcagatggagtttaatatagataaatgaggttttgcactttggtaaggcaaatcaggttaggtcttatacagttaatggtaggaccttgGTGAGTGTGGCTGAGCCAGTTGAAAGGGTGCAGGAAAAATTTAcaagattttgccagggttggagggtttgagctatgaggaaaggctgaataggctgtggctattttcctggagcgacagaggctgagggatgacttgatagagatttatGAAAACGTGAAGGGTCTAgattggctatttaccctatgtcattttccctgggatagaggaatccaaaactagagagcattgatttaaggtgagaggggaaagattgaaacaagacgtaaggggcaactttttcatgcagagggtgggaaGGTGTATttagaatgagctgccggaggaagtcatggacgctggtacaattacaacatttaaaaaaaggtacctagatgggtatatgaaggttTCAGAatgatatgagccaaatgctagcaaatgtggctcgatcagtttaggatatctggtcggcatggacaaattgaacctgtttccatgctgtacaattctatgattctatgactattcCAGGAAAGTGAAAAACTACTTATAACTTAAGAAGGTTAACAAAAACACAGTTTACTTCTGTACAATTTGTGCAGGTAACATGGTTAACATACACATTGAGGTTTTTAGGCTGGTTGCCTTGCTTTTGTCTTTTCCTGTTATCCTTGAGGAAATTGTCTCTACAAGTTGGTGTCAGAAGTTGTCCCTATTGCAGGCTTGTTATTCCCAACCCCAGGTGAGTAGTTGTCTGGGGTGGTCTTAACGCCACTTGAAATAGACACGCTAACGGGTTGTCTGAACATCTTGAGGACAATGCTCCTGTAACCTTTACAGGCAAAGAAATAGATGAAAGGGTCCAGGCAGCAGTTAAAGTTCATCACAGAAACAGTCGCGTGTAGAGCTACTTGAAAGTTCTGTTGCTCCTGGCAGGGTATTTTGTACTGCAACTTTTTGATCATGTGTTGCACAATGGCCACGTGGTAGGGAGTGAAACATATAAAGAACACAAAGAGTACAAGCAGGATTACGTTGTTAGCTTTTTTGTTTCTTCCTGATTTTTCAGTTAAGGGGTTCTCCTTTGCTGATTTGAAGAGTTTAGAGCTGACCTTTGAGTAACAAAATAGCATGATAACCACAGGGAGCAAGTAACCGATTATACAAGCACCAAGCAGCATTTCTGGAAGGTTTGGAATAGACTCAAAATTTGGGTATTCCATACATGTTAAGAAGTTGCCTTCAGCCATTTTGGACATTTTGATAAGCAGCAGTGGTATCGTCTGGCAAAGAATAATTATCCACACAACAGTGCAGATTTTTTTGACGTTTCGGACGTTGCGGAACTTCGAATGTCGGAATGGATATATTACTGCGAGCAACCGATCCAAACTTAAGCAGGTCATGAAGCTTACACTGGCATATATGTTGCTATAACAAATAACTGCAGTAATTCTGCACATTATTTCACCAAATGGCCAGTTAAATCCTCGTGCATAGTATATTATTCGGGCAGGTAGaacagcagcaaagaaaatgtctGAGATGACCAGA harbors:
- the gpr183a gene encoding G-protein coupled receptor 183-A, with translation MGAHPTVKNSTFPVSMEANSTVNNSMTNTSVCNLYSHYHTARIVLPIVYSVISIVGVFGNGLAIVAIRKKQKKINSTTLYSMNLVISDIFFAAVLPARIIYYARGFNWPFGEIMCRITAVICYSNIYASVSFMTCLSLDRLLAVIYPFRHSKFRNVRNVKKICTVVWIIILCQTIPLLLIKMSKMAEGNFLTCMEYPNFESIPNLPEMLLGACIIGYLLPVVIMLFCYSKVSSKLFKSAKENPLTEKSGRNKKANNVILLVLFVFFICFTPYHVAIVQHMIKKLQYKIPCQEQQNFQVALHATVSVMNFNCCLDPFIYFFACKGYRSIVLKMFRQPVSVSISSGVKTTPDNYSPGVGNNKPAIGTTSDTNL